The following are encoded in a window of Rhizobium sp. WYJ-E13 genomic DNA:
- a CDS encoding cupin domain-containing protein, producing the protein MSQYRARPPALATLILDDAVVRITQWDFEPGADTGVHTHGYGYVVVPMTDCQFLIEDAEGSRRVDVAKGAAYRREAGTEHNVVNAGDKPMSFIEIEYK; encoded by the coding sequence TTGAGCCAATATCGCGCCCGTCCGCCGGCGCTTGCCACGCTGATCCTCGACGATGCCGTCGTGCGCATTACCCAGTGGGATTTCGAGCCGGGTGCCGATACCGGCGTTCATACGCATGGGTATGGCTATGTCGTGGTGCCGATGACCGATTGCCAGTTCCTGATCGAGGATGCCGAGGGCAGCCGGCGGGTGGATGTCGCCAAGGGGGCTGCCTACCGCCGCGAGGCCGGGACCGAGCACAATGTCGTCAATGCCGGCGACAAACCCATGTCCTTCATCGAGATCGAATATAAATAG
- a CDS encoding DUF2569 family protein, translating into MGSFSFWHWAIVLLIIGVIAYAVLSARRKSSPTGELKGFGGWLILPMIGQTLSPIYALTTLAQNWKMREQFAAIPNGLVVYYGENTLTVAMLALEVVTIFAMYSKSYLFPRLFLIQWIALLVYIILDVVLVSAVFSIPAGSLFSGDEMGKTIGPIIAGFIWVLYMFKSKRVKNTFVNGSLSPAAFKHIEG; encoded by the coding sequence ATGGGATCGTTTTCGTTCTGGCATTGGGCGATTGTACTACTGATCATCGGCGTGATCGCCTACGCAGTGTTGTCTGCACGGAGGAAAAGTTCGCCGACCGGTGAGCTGAAGGGGTTCGGTGGGTGGCTCATCCTGCCGATGATCGGGCAAACCTTGTCGCCAATCTATGCGCTCACTACGCTGGCGCAGAATTGGAAAATGCGCGAACAGTTCGCCGCGATACCCAATGGCCTCGTTGTATACTATGGCGAGAATACACTGACGGTGGCGATGCTCGCGCTAGAGGTTGTCACCATTTTTGCTATGTACTCAAAGAGCTATCTGTTTCCGAGGCTGTTTTTGATCCAGTGGATAGCTCTCCTAGTGTACATCATTCTCGATGTTGTTCTGGTCTCCGCCGTTTTCAGTATCCCTGCTGGCTCTCTTTTCAGCGGCGACGAGATGGGCAAGACGATCGGACCGATCATCGCAGGATTTATCTGGGTGCTGTATATGTTCAAGTCCAAGCGTGTAAAAAACACTTTCGTGAACGGTTCTCTCAGCCCCGCTGCTTTCAAGCATATTGAAGGTTAG
- the yghU gene encoding glutathione-dependent disulfide-bond oxidoreductase, whose product MTSSSEYTPPKIWTWDKENGGQFASINRPIAGPTHDKELPIGRHPLQLYSLGTPNGVKITIMLEELLALGHRGAEYDAWLIRIGDGDQFGSGFVEVNPNSKIPALMDRSGEKPVRIFESGAILTYLAEKFGAFLPTDPAKRAECFSWLFWQVGSAPYLGGGFGHFYAYAPTKIEYAINRFAMETKRQLDVLDRRLAESEYIAGDELTIADMAIWPWYGGLVKGWMYGDSAEFLQVQEYKNMKRWADMIGDRPAVKRGRMVNRVSGEPSSQLHERHDASDFETKTQDKLQAAE is encoded by the coding sequence ATGACCAGTTCGTCCGAGTATACGCCCCCCAAGATCTGGACCTGGGACAAGGAAAACGGCGGCCAGTTCGCCAGCATCAACCGCCCGATCGCCGGGCCGACCCATGACAAGGAATTGCCGATCGGCCGTCACCCGCTACAGCTTTATTCGCTTGGAACGCCGAATGGCGTGAAAATCACTATCATGCTGGAGGAGTTGCTGGCGCTTGGCCATCGCGGCGCGGAATATGACGCCTGGCTGATCAGGATCGGCGATGGCGACCAGTTCGGCAGCGGCTTCGTCGAGGTCAACCCGAACTCCAAGATCCCGGCCCTGATGGACCGCAGCGGCGAAAAGCCAGTGCGCATCTTCGAATCCGGCGCGATCCTCACCTATCTCGCCGAAAAATTCGGCGCCTTCCTGCCGACCGATCCGGCCAAGCGTGCCGAATGCTTCTCCTGGCTGTTCTGGCAGGTCGGCAGCGCGCCCTATCTCGGCGGCGGCTTCGGCCATTTCTATGCCTATGCGCCGACGAAGATCGAATATGCGATCAACCGTTTCGCCATGGAAACCAAGCGCCAGCTCGACGTGCTCGACCGGCGCCTGGCCGAAAGCGAATATATCGCCGGCGACGAGCTCACCATCGCCGACATGGCGATCTGGCCTTGGTATGGCGGCCTCGTGAAGGGCTGGATGTACGGTGATTCCGCCGAATTCCTGCAGGTGCAGGAATACAAGAACATGAAGCGCTGGGCCGACATGATCGGCGACCGCCCGGCCGTCAAGCGCGGCCGCATGGTCAACCGCGTCAGCGGCGAGCCTTCCAGCCAGCTCCACGAACGCCATGACGCCAGCGACTTCGAGACGAAGACGCAGGACAAGCTGCAGGCAGCCGAGTGA
- a CDS encoding GNAT family N-acetyltransferase encodes MDLSNWKGVARPARAPIDGRYTRLEPLDAARHGADLLRSAQQPGAEDRFRYLFESAPADMAAFTPWLERSVASEDPLFFAVIDKATGRAEGRQGLMRIDTANGVIEIGNILWGPDIARTRVATEALYLCAAYVFDTLGYRRFEWKCNNLNEPSKRAAQRFGFSFEGIFRQHMVQKGRNRDTAWFAMIDGDWPKLKAGYEAWLAPENFDADGRQKSKLNF; translated from the coding sequence ATGGATCTCTCCAACTGGAAGGGTGTCGCCCGCCCCGCCCGCGCCCCGATTGACGGCCGCTACACCCGCCTCGAGCCGCTGGACGCCGCAAGGCACGGCGCCGATCTTCTTCGCTCGGCGCAGCAGCCCGGTGCGGAAGACCGCTTCCGCTATCTCTTCGAAAGCGCACCCGCCGATATGGCAGCCTTCACCCCCTGGCTCGAAAGATCAGTGGCAAGCGAGGATCCGCTGTTCTTCGCCGTCATCGACAAGGCGACGGGACGCGCCGAGGGCCGGCAGGGGCTGATGCGCATCGATACCGCGAACGGCGTCATCGAGATCGGCAACATCCTTTGGGGACCTGATATCGCTCGCACGCGGGTTGCGACCGAAGCGCTCTATCTCTGCGCCGCTTACGTCTTCGACACGCTTGGCTACCGGCGCTTCGAATGGAAGTGCAACAACCTCAACGAACCGTCGAAGCGGGCGGCACAACGCTTCGGTTTCTCCTTCGAGGGCATCTTCCGCCAGCATATGGTGCAGAAGGGCCGCAACCGCGACACCGCCTGGTTTGCCATGATCGATGGGGACTGGCCGAAGCTGAAGGCCGGATATGAGGCATGGCTCGCGCCTGAGAACTTCGATGCCGACGGCCGGCAAAAGAGCAAGCTCAACTTCTGA
- a CDS encoding PLP-dependent aminotransferase family protein — MTPTPAWLDLDRNGGDLAGQIYRSLRDRILLGQLPAGHKLSSTRAFAVSLGVARSTVVEAYDRLKAEGYIEASAGAATRIAALARMRPERQQGDRVPVKEERLEQPPYRALFRPGVPDVSDFPHAVWSRHLAARSRSLRIHHLGYEHATGIRELREAILAHVSVTRGVVAEPEQVMIVPSTRAAIDMLARTMLRRSGRRAAWMEDPGYPAARLLLSDAGAEVVPVPCDDQGIDVSGEDGPQPAPIPALIYVTPSHQYPTGATLSLPRRLALLEAARRHESLIVEDDYDSDFQYGSRPIAALQGIDRAQVVAYVGTFSKVLAPGLRVAYAVVPRWLVSEASEALHRRGVAVSTHVQAALADFINEGRLRAYLRRMNQQYAERMARTIGMLESHFGGRLVISGGNGGLQLATWFRDETVDDRAVVAKVNASGYGLMPMSGFFIGRSAPGILFGISQAEAAAVQRLAADLRAVLV; from the coding sequence ATGACGCCGACACCTGCATGGCTCGACCTCGATCGCAACGGAGGCGATCTCGCCGGCCAGATCTATCGAAGCCTGCGCGACCGTATCCTGCTCGGCCAGCTTCCGGCCGGTCACAAGCTGTCGTCGACCCGCGCTTTTGCGGTGTCGCTTGGTGTTGCGCGCTCGACTGTCGTCGAGGCGTACGACCGCCTGAAGGCTGAAGGATATATCGAAGCGTCCGCCGGCGCTGCGACACGGATTGCCGCCCTTGCACGGATGCGGCCCGAGCGGCAGCAGGGCGACCGCGTGCCGGTGAAGGAAGAACGTTTGGAACAGCCGCCCTACCGCGCCCTGTTCCGGCCGGGCGTGCCTGACGTATCGGATTTCCCGCATGCCGTCTGGAGCCGCCATCTTGCCGCACGCAGCCGGTCTTTGCGCATCCATCATCTCGGCTATGAGCACGCAACCGGTATCCGCGAACTGCGCGAAGCCATCCTTGCGCATGTCTCCGTGACGCGCGGCGTGGTCGCCGAGCCGGAGCAGGTGATGATCGTGCCCTCCACCCGCGCGGCAATCGACATGCTGGCAAGGACCATGCTGAGGCGGAGCGGGCGCAGAGCCGCTTGGATGGAAGATCCCGGCTATCCCGCCGCACGCTTGCTGCTAAGCGATGCCGGCGCCGAAGTCGTGCCGGTTCCTTGCGATGATCAGGGCATCGACGTTTCCGGGGAGGACGGCCCGCAGCCGGCGCCGATCCCAGCACTGATCTACGTGACGCCATCCCATCAATATCCGACCGGCGCCACGCTGAGCCTGCCGCGCCGGCTGGCGCTGCTGGAGGCGGCACGCCGTCACGAAAGCCTTATCGTCGAGGATGATTACGACAGCGATTTTCAATATGGCTCGCGGCCGATCGCCGCCTTGCAGGGCATCGACAGGGCCCAGGTCGTCGCCTATGTCGGCACCTTCTCGAAGGTGCTGGCACCCGGCCTGCGTGTCGCCTACGCGGTCGTGCCGCGCTGGCTGGTATCGGAGGCTTCGGAGGCGCTGCATCGCAGGGGCGTCGCCGTCTCCACCCATGTCCAGGCCGCCCTTGCCGATTTCATCAATGAGGGCCGTCTGCGTGCCTATCTGAGGCGCATGAACCAGCAATATGCCGAGCGCATGGCCCGGACGATCGGAATGCTGGAGAGCCATTTTGGCGGAAGGCTTGTCATTTCGGGCGGCAATGGCGGATTGCAGCTCGCAACCTGGTTTCGCGATGAGACGGTGGATGACCGGGCGGTCGTCGCGAAGGTGAATGCATCAGGATATGGTCTGATGCCGATGTCGGGTTTCTTTATCGGCAGATCTGCCCCCGGCATTCTCTTCGGTATCTCGCAAGCGGAAGCGGCTGCCGTTCAAAGACTGGCCGCCGATCTCAGAGCGGTGCTGGTGTAA
- a CDS encoding DegQ family serine endoprotease — MSNILRKHRAAALVGAAIVLGATSLPFAISSYSTALAAPAETGSMLASNGSFASIVDADKPAVVTITTTMKATNASADSSPMDEQFRQFFEQQGIPLPHQAPQQHESQHAMALGSGFIISPDGVIVTNNHVIDNAIDIKVTLDDGTELPAKLLGADAKSDLAVLKVQAPHPLATIAWGDSDKLKLGDQILAIGNPFGIGTTVTAGIVSARGRDLHSGPYDDFIQIDAPINHGNSGGPLVDRDGNVVGINTAIYSPNGGSVGVGFAIPSSEAKTIVAKLQKDGSIDHGYLGVQIQPVTQDVADAVGFSKAEGALVAAVTNGTPAAHAGIKTGDIVTAVGSENVKTPKDLSRLVADLSPGAKETLTVWRDGKTVDLNVTVGGNEDTQKQAAVESSDDQGQAAGQPSLGIGLADLTPDVRQQLNLPHGVAGAVVANVNPDKSAAAAGIQPGDVIVSVNDKPVHDARDVKTAVADAGKAGRKSVLLLIERGGNKTFVAVPFAAA; from the coding sequence ATGTCAAACATTCTTCGCAAGCATCGGGCCGCAGCACTCGTCGGAGCGGCCATCGTTCTCGGCGCGACCTCCCTGCCCTTCGCCATCTCCTCTTACTCGACGGCTCTTGCTGCGCCGGCTGAGACCGGCAGCATGCTGGCCTCCAATGGCTCCTTTGCTTCCATCGTCGATGCCGACAAGCCGGCTGTCGTGACCATCACCACGACGATGAAGGCCACCAATGCCAGCGCCGACAGTTCGCCGATGGACGAGCAGTTTCGTCAGTTCTTCGAACAGCAGGGTATTCCTCTGCCGCATCAGGCGCCGCAGCAGCACGAGTCACAGCATGCCATGGCGCTCGGCTCCGGCTTCATCATCAGCCCCGACGGTGTGATCGTTACCAACAATCACGTCATCGACAATGCGATCGACATCAAGGTCACGCTCGACGACGGCACCGAGCTGCCGGCCAAGCTGCTTGGCGCCGATGCCAAGTCCGACCTCGCGGTTCTGAAGGTCCAGGCTCCGCATCCGCTTGCGACCATCGCCTGGGGCGATTCCGACAAACTGAAGCTCGGCGACCAGATCCTTGCCATCGGCAACCCGTTCGGCATCGGCACGACGGTGACGGCCGGCATCGTCTCGGCCCGCGGCCGCGACCTGCACAGCGGCCCCTATGACGACTTCATCCAGATCGATGCGCCGATCAACCACGGCAATTCCGGCGGCCCGCTGGTCGATCGTGACGGCAATGTCGTCGGCATCAATACCGCCATCTACTCGCCGAACGGCGGCAGCGTTGGCGTCGGCTTCGCCATTCCTTCCTCTGAAGCAAAGACGATCGTCGCCAAGCTGCAGAAGGACGGTTCGATCGATCACGGCTATCTCGGCGTGCAGATCCAGCCGGTCACGCAAGATGTCGCCGATGCAGTCGGTTTCTCCAAGGCTGAAGGCGCGCTGGTTGCAGCCGTTACCAATGGAACGCCTGCTGCCCATGCCGGCATCAAGACGGGTGACATCGTAACCGCCGTCGGCAGCGAAAACGTCAAGACGCCGAAGGACCTGTCGCGCCTCGTTGCCGATCTGTCGCCGGGTGCCAAGGAAACGCTGACCGTCTGGCGTGACGGCAAGACGGTCGATCTCAACGTCACCGTCGGCGGCAATGAAGACACGCAGAAGCAGGCCGCCGTCGAAAGCAGCGACGATCAGGGCCAGGCTGCCGGCCAGCCGAGCCTCGGCATCGGCCTTGCCGATCTGACGCCTGATGTTCGCCAGCAGCTCAACCTGCCCCACGGCGTTGCCGGCGCCGTCGTTGCCAACGTCAACCCGGACAAGTCTGCCGCTGCCGCCGGCATCCAGCCCGGCGACGTGATCGTCTCTGTCAACGACAAGCCGGTGCATGACGCCCGCGACGTCAAGACCGCCGTTGCCGATGCCGGCAAGGCCGGCCGCAAGTCGGTGCTGCTCCTGATCGAACGCGGCGGCAACAAGACCTTCGTGGCCGTGCCCTTCGCCGCCGCTTGA
- a CDS encoding LacI family DNA-binding transcriptional regulator, whose protein sequence is MRDSVKPGREKKRSSHVKLSDVAKRVGVSPITISRALRNPEIVSEELREVILRTVDEMGYIPNLAARALAGRHSGIVGVITPSLHHPCFTGVMMGIEERLRATDLRVQYANTLDDGDQEISQFKSFLAQKPAGIILINAEYYDGLALLIDTASFPVAHVADLSQPPATLLVGMSHHVAAAAATRLLLSKGYKRIGFIGGLGDIRSRRSRAGYEEAMRGAGLDNPSLIHGEDGSTSIGLGRRLFSELLERVPDLDAILAQNDDLALGALIECNERGISVPDDFGICGFNDLEFAQFTSPSLTTVHIPRHALGRRVADMLLRAIREEPLEEHRVDLGFSIIERGSTRPGPQQ, encoded by the coding sequence ATGAGGGATTCAGTGAAGCCGGGGCGGGAAAAGAAGCGCAGTTCCCATGTAAAGTTGAGTGATGTTGCAAAGAGGGTAGGGGTCAGTCCGATCACTATCTCGCGTGCGCTTCGCAACCCTGAAATCGTCTCCGAAGAGCTGCGCGAGGTCATTCTTCGCACCGTCGACGAGATGGGTTATATCCCCAATCTTGCCGCCCGCGCGCTTGCCGGCCGCCATAGCGGCATCGTCGGCGTCATCACGCCGTCGCTTCATCACCCTTGCTTCACAGGCGTCATGATGGGCATCGAGGAGCGGCTGCGTGCCACGGATCTGCGGGTGCAATATGCCAATACGCTCGATGACGGCGATCAGGAGATCAGCCAGTTCAAATCCTTCCTGGCGCAGAAGCCGGCCGGCATTATCCTTATCAATGCGGAATATTATGACGGGCTCGCGCTGTTGATCGATACGGCCTCATTTCCGGTGGCCCACGTCGCCGACCTCAGCCAACCGCCGGCAACGCTGCTCGTCGGCATGTCGCACCATGTTGCCGCTGCTGCCGCGACCCGTCTCCTTCTGTCGAAGGGATACAAGCGAATCGGTTTCATTGGCGGACTCGGCGATATCCGTTCTCGCCGCAGCCGTGCGGGGTATGAGGAAGCCATGCGCGGGGCCGGTCTCGACAATCCGTCGCTGATACATGGCGAAGACGGTTCCACCAGCATCGGTCTTGGACGGCGCCTGTTCAGCGAGCTGCTGGAGCGGGTACCGGATCTCGATGCGATCCTTGCGCAAAATGATGATCTCGCCCTCGGCGCGCTGATCGAATGCAACGAACGCGGTATCAGCGTGCCCGATGATTTCGGCATCTGCGGCTTCAACGATCTGGAATTCGCACAATTCACCTCGCCGTCTCTGACGACGGTACATATTCCGCGCCACGCACTCGGCCGCCGTGTCGCCGACATGCTGCTGCGCGCCATCCGCGAAGAACCGCTGGAAGAACACAGGGTCGATCTCGGCTTTTCGATCATCGAGCGCGGTTCGACGCGCCCGGGACCGCAGCAGTAA
- the cysN gene encoding sulfate adenylyltransferase subunit CysN has protein sequence MTAAVPANVVAVPAAEPLKAVRDSRPLRLITCGSVDDGKSTLIGRLLWDTKAVKEDQAATLRRDSTGKQNDLGLPDFALLLDGLQAEREQGITIDVAYRYFSTDKRSFIVADTPGHEQYTRNMATGASTADLAVLLVDARAGILEQTRRHATIASLLGIKQFVLAINKIDLTNYDRAGFDKITHEFKEFALSLGVKQITAIPMSALKGENVVYSGQAAMPWYNGPTLVETLEHATVRSGQSTGFRLSVQRVSRPGESFRGYQGTVAGGSVKPGDSVMILPSGMVANVTKIVTFDLVRNAAVAGDAITLVLDRQVDVARGDMIVSIDSQPQTGLSFDAQVVALQPEGIEAGKRYWLKSGSRRQRVQVEPISQLELKTGTWNSAQRLYMNAIGKVRLVFDEAAIFDPYEQNRATGSFILIDPETNNTIAGGMVTGKRADVSGLHGNDARVILSLPADLAEQIMASELFAQRRHEAEVRRMTASEAAELWSSAASDI, from the coding sequence ATGACTGCAGCCGTTCCCGCAAACGTCGTCGCCGTGCCCGCCGCCGAGCCACTCAAGGCCGTGCGCGACTCGCGCCCGTTGCGTCTCATCACCTGCGGCAGCGTCGATGACGGCAAGTCCACGCTGATCGGCCGCCTGCTCTGGGACACCAAGGCCGTCAAGGAAGATCAGGCGGCAACGCTCCGCCGCGATTCCACCGGCAAGCAGAACGATCTTGGCCTTCCCGATTTCGCGCTGCTGCTCGATGGTCTGCAGGCAGAGCGCGAACAGGGCATCACCATCGATGTCGCCTATCGCTATTTCTCGACCGACAAGCGCTCCTTCATCGTCGCCGACACGCCCGGCCACGAGCAGTATACCCGCAACATGGCGACCGGTGCCTCCACCGCCGATCTCGCCGTGCTCTTGGTCGATGCCCGCGCAGGCATCCTCGAGCAGACGCGCCGTCATGCGACGATCGCCTCGCTGCTCGGCATCAAGCAGTTCGTGCTCGCGATCAACAAGATCGACTTGACGAACTATGACCGTGCCGGCTTCGACAAGATCACCCACGAGTTCAAGGAATTTGCGCTGTCGCTCGGCGTCAAGCAGATCACCGCGATCCCGATGTCGGCGCTGAAGGGCGAAAACGTCGTCTATTCCGGCCAGGCAGCGATGCCCTGGTATAACGGTCCGACGCTGGTCGAAACGCTGGAACACGCGACCGTCCGTTCCGGCCAGTCGACCGGCTTCCGCCTTTCCGTACAGCGCGTCTCACGCCCGGGAGAGAGCTTCCGCGGCTATCAGGGCACGGTTGCCGGCGGTTCGGTCAAGCCGGGCGACAGCGTCATGATCCTGCCGTCGGGCATGGTCGCCAATGTCACCAAGATCGTCACCTTCGATTTGGTGCGCAATGCAGCCGTTGCGGGTGATGCGATCACGCTCGTGCTGGACCGTCAGGTGGACGTTGCGCGCGGCGACATGATCGTTTCGATCGACTCACAGCCGCAGACGGGCCTTTCCTTCGATGCGCAGGTTGTTGCCCTGCAGCCTGAGGGTATCGAGGCCGGCAAGCGCTACTGGCTGAAGAGCGGCTCGCGCCGCCAGCGCGTTCAGGTCGAGCCCATCAGCCAGCTGGAGCTCAAGACCGGCACGTGGAATTCCGCCCAGCGGCTCTACATGAACGCCATCGGCAAGGTGCGCCTCGTATTCGACGAAGCCGCCATCTTCGATCCCTATGAGCAGAACCGCGCTACCGGTTCCTTCATCCTGATCGACCCGGAAACCAACAACACAATCGCCGGCGGCATGGTGACCGGCAAGCGCGCCGATGTCAGCGGCCTGCATGGCAATGATGCCCGCGTCATCCTCTCGCTTCCGGCCGATCTTGCCGAGCAGATCATGGCGAGCGAGCTGTTTGCCCAGCGCCGCCACGAGGCGGAAGTGCGCCGCATGACAGCGTCGGAAGCGGCCGAGCTCTGGTCGAGCGCGGCAAGCGACATCTAA
- the cysD gene encoding sulfate adenylyltransferase subunit CysD: MPDTRQDTELTNPQSAKPPLDPHLKALENEAIHIFREVAAEFERPVMLYSIGKDSSVLLHLARKAFYPGRVPFPLLHVNTGWKFAEMITFRDEIVKKYDLDLIEHINPRGTAENITPFTYGSARYTDIMKTEALRNALDAGQYDAAFGGARRDEEASRAKERIYSFRTPDHRWDPRNQRPELWNIYNGQIRKGESVRVFPLSNWTEVDIWRYIQAEDIPIVPLYFAAKRPYVERDGMMIAASDPRLELLPGETKQEDFIRFRTLGCFPLTGAIRSTATSLEEIIAELEIATVSERQGRAIDRDQSGSMEKKKREGYF, translated from the coding sequence ATGCCCGATACCCGTCAGGATACGGAACTGACCAATCCGCAGAGCGCCAAGCCGCCGCTCGACCCGCATCTGAAAGCGCTGGAAAACGAAGCGATCCATATCTTCCGCGAAGTTGCCGCCGAATTCGAGCGTCCCGTGATGCTCTATTCGATTGGCAAGGATTCTTCCGTTCTGCTGCATCTTGCCCGCAAGGCTTTCTATCCCGGCCGCGTGCCCTTCCCGCTGCTGCACGTCAATACGGGCTGGAAGTTTGCGGAGATGATCACCTTCCGGGACGAGATCGTGAAGAAGTACGATCTGGACCTGATCGAGCACATCAATCCACGCGGCACGGCTGAGAACATCACACCGTTTACCTATGGCTCGGCCCGCTACACCGACATCATGAAGACGGAAGCGTTGCGCAACGCGCTGGATGCCGGCCAATATGACGCGGCCTTCGGCGGCGCAAGGCGCGACGAGGAAGCCTCCCGCGCCAAGGAACGCATCTACTCGTTCCGCACGCCGGACCATCGCTGGGATCCACGCAACCAGCGCCCTGAACTTTGGAACATCTATAACGGCCAGATCCGCAAGGGAGAAAGTGTGCGAGTCTTTCCGCTGTCGAACTGGACCGAGGTCGATATCTGGCGCTACATCCAGGCCGAGGATATCCCGATCGTGCCGCTCTATTTCGCCGCCAAGCGCCCCTATGTCGAGCGCGACGGCATGATGATCGCCGCCTCCGACCCGCGTCTGGAGTTGCTGCCCGGCGAAACGAAGCAGGAAGACTTCATCCGCTTCCGCACGCTCGGTTGCTTCCCGCTGACGGGCGCGATCCGTTCCACCGCCACCAGCCTTGAAGAGATCATCGCGGAGCTGGAAATCGCTACGGTTTCCGAGCGCCAGGGCCGCGCCATCGACCGTGACCAGTCCGGTTCCATGGAAAAGAAGAAGCGTGAAGGATATTTCTGA
- a CDS encoding phosphoadenylyl-sulfate reductase, protein MTVINPIEEAEALADKLSGLDLAGRLSFVAGLGGRVVFTTSLGIEDQVITAEIGTHRLPIDVVTLQTGRLFKETLDLIDETESQYDIHIARYEPEQADIDAYAAKYGMNGFYESVEARHACCGVRKLKPLARALAGATIWITGLRRGQSANRAETPFAEYDAERHLLKVNPLADWDIDKIKAFVADNGVPINPLHARGYPSIGCEPCTRAIKPGEPERAGRWWWEQDEKRECGLHVAEEAASIVAQQ, encoded by the coding sequence ATGACTGTTATCAATCCGATCGAAGAAGCCGAGGCTTTGGCTGACAAGCTTTCGGGCCTCGACCTCGCCGGCCGGCTTTCGTTCGTTGCCGGCCTTGGCGGACGTGTGGTCTTCACCACGTCACTCGGCATCGAAGACCAGGTCATCACTGCGGAAATCGGCACGCATCGCCTGCCGATCGATGTCGTCACGCTGCAGACAGGCCGGCTTTTCAAGGAAACGCTTGATCTGATCGACGAGACGGAGAGCCAGTACGACATCCATATTGCCCGCTACGAACCCGAACAGGCCGACATCGATGCTTACGCGGCGAAATACGGCATGAACGGTTTCTACGAGAGCGTCGAAGCCAGGCATGCCTGTTGTGGCGTGCGCAAGCTGAAGCCGCTTGCGCGGGCGCTGGCAGGCGCAACGATCTGGATCACCGGCCTGCGCCGCGGCCAGTCGGCCAACCGCGCCGAGACGCCCTTTGCGGAATATGACGCTGAGCGCCACCTTCTGAAGGTCAATCCGCTCGCCGATTGGGATATCGACAAGATCAAGGCCTTCGTTGCCGACAACGGCGTGCCGATCAACCCGCTGCATGCCCGCGGCTATCCCTCGATCGGCTGCGAGCCCTGCACCCGCGCCATCAAGCCCGGCGAGCCGGAACGTGCCGGCCGCTGGTGGTGGGAACAGGATGAGAAGCGCGAATGCGGCCTGCATGTCGCCGAAGAAGCGGCTTCGATCGTCGCGCAGCAGTAA
- a CDS encoding Rrf2 family transcriptional regulator — MITQKAKYALRALTVLAEAAADEPVMISDIAVQQKIPKKFLEQILLDLKHHGIVVSRRGKQGGYLLLKPARSITFGEILRIIDGPIAPLPCLSITAYRKCDDCDGEQTCEIRHVFAKVADATRKVLFSTTIADAVGTKQGAEVTRLLA; from the coding sequence ATGATTACGCAAAAAGCGAAATATGCGCTGCGGGCGCTGACGGTTCTGGCGGAAGCTGCGGCCGACGAACCCGTCATGATTTCCGACATTGCCGTGCAGCAGAAGATCCCGAAGAAGTTTCTGGAGCAGATCCTGCTCGACCTGAAGCATCACGGCATCGTCGTCAGCCGCCGCGGCAAGCAGGGCGGCTACCTGCTGCTGAAACCGGCCCGCAGCATCACCTTCGGCGAGATCCTGCGCATCATCGACGGCCCCATCGCGCCGCTGCCGTGCCTGTCGATCACTGCTTACCGCAAGTGCGATGACTGCGACGGCGAGCAGACCTGCGAAATCCGGCATGTCTTCGCCAAGGTGGCCGACGCCACCCGCAAGGTCCTCTTCTCGACGACCATCGCCGATGCCGTGGGAACCAAACAGGGTGCCGAGGTCACGCGCCTGCTCGCCTGA
- a CDS encoding DUF6152 family protein: MFALSGQRVLAAAMLSAAFATGAAAHHGWSWAEADQIELRGTIQQISMGGPHPTLDVATVDDGVWRVELGNPRQTERSGFVEGVAKPGDQVTALGNRSRDRNEKRLKAVRITIGEKRYDIYPERIQTN, from the coding sequence ATGTTTGCACTTTCAGGCCAGCGAGTGCTGGCGGCTGCCATGCTCTCGGCCGCATTCGCAACGGGTGCAGCGGCGCATCACGGCTGGTCATGGGCGGAAGCCGACCAGATCGAGCTCCGCGGCACCATCCAGCAGATATCCATGGGCGGGCCGCATCCGACGCTCGATGTCGCAACCGTTGATGACGGCGTCTGGCGTGTCGAGCTCGGCAATCCGCGCCAGACGGAGCGCTCCGGCTTCGTGGAGGGCGTCGCAAAGCCCGGCGATCAGGTCACAGCACTCGGAAACCGCTCGCGGGACCGCAACGAGAAACGGCTGAAGGCCGTGCGCATCACCATCGGTGAAAAGCGCTACGACATTTATCCGGAACGCATCCAGACGAACTGA